One segment of Pandoraea pnomenusa DNA contains the following:
- a CDS encoding RDD family protein: MTDSVTPPAATPASASSSARQPSQAPIPPVDAAPGADSGTYAVPTLRRRVLAMVYESLLLFGVLFLAGYLFSALTQQRSGLMYRHAMQAWLFLVLGAYFVWFWTHGGQTLAMKTWKIRLVDARGLPVRPARAVARYVLAWLWVLPAMAIDWALGLTGWASVGLLAGWMVLWALAMRVMPDHQFVHDRLAGTRLVSVLGK; this comes from the coding sequence ATGACCGACTCCGTCACTCCGCCCGCCGCCACCCCGGCCTCTGCTTCGTCGTCCGCTCGCCAGCCCTCCCAGGCGCCGATCCCACCGGTCGACGCCGCACCGGGGGCCGATTCCGGCACCTATGCAGTACCGACGCTGCGCCGCCGCGTACTCGCCATGGTCTACGAGTCGCTTCTGCTGTTCGGCGTGCTGTTCCTCGCCGGTTACCTCTTCAGTGCCCTGACCCAGCAACGCAGCGGCCTGATGTACCGTCACGCGATGCAGGCCTGGCTGTTTCTCGTGCTCGGCGCCTACTTCGTCTGGTTCTGGACCCACGGCGGCCAGACCCTGGCCATGAAAACCTGGAAGATCCGCCTGGTCGATGCGCGCGGCCTGCCCGTGCGCCCCGCACGCGCCGTTGCACGCTACGTGCTCGCGTGGCTGTGGGTCCTCCCGGCCATGGCCATCGACTGGGCGCTCGGGCTGACCGGCTGGGCCAGCGTCGGGCTGCTCGCGGGCTGGATGGTGCTCTGGGCGCTCGCCATGCGCGTGATGCCCGATCATCAGTTCGTGCACGACCGACTCGCCGGCACGCGCCTCGTGAGCGTGCTGGGCAAATGA
- the ilvC gene encoding ketol-acid reductoisomerase, translating into MKVFYDKDADLSLIKGKQVTIIGYGSQGHAHAQNLKDSGVNVTVGLRKNGASWNKAVNAGLNTKEVAEAVKSADIVMMLLPDEQIADVYKNEVHANIKEGAALAFAHGFNVHYGCVIPRADLDVIMIAPKAPGHTVRSTYSQGGGVPHLIAVAQDKSGAARDIALSYAAANGGGRAGIIETNFREETETDLFGEQAVLCGGTVELIKAGFETLVEAGYAPEMAYFECLHELKLIVDLIYEGGIANMNYSISNNAEYGEYVTGPRVVTEETKKAMKQCLTDIQTGEYAKSFILENKAGAPTLISRRRITAEHQIEQVGGKLRAMMPWIAKNKLVDQSKN; encoded by the coding sequence ATGAAAGTTTTCTACGACAAAGACGCCGACCTCTCCCTCATCAAGGGCAAGCAAGTCACCATCATCGGTTATGGCTCGCAAGGCCACGCCCACGCGCAGAACCTGAAGGACAGCGGCGTGAACGTGACGGTCGGTCTGCGCAAGAACGGCGCTTCGTGGAACAAGGCGGTCAACGCCGGCCTGAACACCAAGGAAGTGGCGGAAGCCGTGAAGTCGGCCGACATCGTCATGATGCTGCTGCCCGACGAGCAGATCGCCGACGTGTACAAGAACGAAGTGCACGCCAACATCAAGGAAGGCGCAGCCCTGGCCTTCGCACACGGCTTCAACGTGCACTACGGCTGCGTGATCCCGCGTGCCGATCTCGACGTCATCATGATCGCCCCGAAGGCCCCGGGCCACACGGTGCGCTCGACGTACTCGCAAGGTGGCGGCGTGCCCCACCTGATCGCCGTGGCGCAAGACAAGTCGGGTGCTGCCCGTGACATCGCGCTGTCGTACGCAGCCGCCAATGGCGGTGGCCGTGCCGGCATCATCGAGACGAATTTCCGCGAAGAGACCGAAACCGACCTGTTCGGCGAACAAGCCGTGCTGTGCGGCGGTACGGTCGAGCTGATCAAGGCCGGCTTCGAAACGCTGGTCGAAGCGGGCTATGCCCCGGAAATGGCCTACTTCGAGTGCCTGCACGAACTCAAGCTGATCGTCGACCTGATCTACGAAGGCGGTATCGCCAACATGAACTACTCGATCTCGAACAACGCCGAGTACGGTGAATATGTCACTGGCCCGCGCGTCGTGACCGAAGAGACGAAGAAGGCCATGAAGCAATGCCTGACCGACATCCAGACGGGCGAGTACGCCAAGTCGTTCATTCTGGAAAACAAGGCCGGCGCGCCGACCCTGATCTCGCGTCGCCGTATCACGGCCGAGCACCAGATCGAGCAAGTGGGCGGCAAGCTGCGCGCGATGATGCCGTGGATCGCCAAGAACAAGCTGGTCGATCAGTCGAAGAACTGA
- a CDS encoding phosphatidylserine decarboxylase yields MHYPHPIIAREGWPFLGVAVGIALVVHFMSGVLWAAPFWVIALFVLQFFRDPPREVPQQSGAVLSPADGRVVAIETTQDTYAGREALKISVFMNVFNVHSNRAPVDGTVTKVEYFPGRFLNADLDKASLENERNALVIDVGGQIVTSVQVAGLIARRILCYVKAGDTLARGQRYGFIRFGSRVDVYLPLGSRPRVAIGDKVSATSTILAEL; encoded by the coding sequence ATGCATTATCCACACCCGATCATTGCCCGCGAGGGCTGGCCCTTTCTGGGTGTCGCCGTTGGCATCGCGCTCGTGGTGCATTTCATGTCCGGGGTGTTGTGGGCCGCGCCGTTCTGGGTGATCGCCCTGTTCGTCCTGCAGTTCTTCCGTGATCCGCCGCGCGAGGTGCCGCAGCAGTCGGGGGCCGTGCTCTCGCCGGCCGACGGCCGGGTCGTGGCGATCGAAACCACACAGGACACCTACGCAGGTCGTGAAGCGCTGAAGATCAGCGTATTCATGAACGTCTTCAACGTGCACTCGAATCGTGCTCCGGTTGACGGCACGGTGACCAAGGTGGAATATTTCCCCGGGCGTTTCCTCAATGCCGATCTCGACAAGGCATCGCTCGAGAACGAACGCAACGCCCTGGTGATCGACGTGGGTGGCCAGATCGTCACGAGCGTTCAGGTGGCCGGACTCATCGCCCGCCGCATTCTTTGCTACGTCAAGGCAGGCGATACGCTCGCGCGCGGTCAGCGATACGGTTTCATCCGTTTCGGTTCACGCGTCGACGTATACCTGCCGCTGGGGTCGCGCCCGCGCGTGGCCATCGGCGACAAGGTGTCGGCCACCTCGACGATCCTCGCCGAACTGTAA
- a CDS encoding diacylglycerol kinase, translating to MFIDHPPPRDEQPNPYKGNRGVMRAWRALKYSLSGFKFAVFEESAFRQELALAVILLPAAIFLPVTAVERVLLIGSILLVLIIELINSSIEAAIDRISLERHELSKRAKDFGSAAVLIALGLCLLTWVSLAGPVIVDLVRTAFF from the coding sequence TTGTTCATCGATCACCCGCCGCCGCGCGACGAGCAGCCGAATCCGTACAAGGGCAACCGGGGCGTGATGCGCGCCTGGCGCGCGCTGAAGTATTCCCTGTCCGGCTTCAAATTCGCCGTGTTCGAGGAGAGCGCCTTCCGGCAGGAACTGGCGCTCGCCGTCATCCTGTTGCCGGCGGCCATCTTCCTGCCGGTGACGGCCGTCGAGCGCGTGCTGCTCATCGGCTCGATCCTGCTCGTGCTCATCATCGAGTTGATCAACTCCAGCATCGAAGCGGCCATCGACCGCATTTCGCTGGAGCGCCATGAGCTGTCGAAACGGGCGAAGGATTTCGGCAGCGCGGCGGTACTCATCGCGCTCGGTCTGTGCCTGCTCACCTGGGTATCGCTCGCCGGTCCCGTCATCGTCGATCTCGTACGTACAGCGTTTTTCTGA
- a CDS encoding glycosyltransferase family 4 protein: MKIMIITDAWDPQINGVVRTLKNTRAQLEAAGHRVELLTPQEFRTLPCPTYPEIRLAFFAGGRVARRIEAFGPDALHIATEGPLGMAARKWALRNDFPFTTAYHTRFPEYVQARFGLPLATTYRFLRWFHGPSRAVMAPTPVVKRDLEANGFGNVVLWTRGVDLDIFRIQDAHVLNSAHPIFLYVGRVAVEKNIEAFLKLDLPGSKWVAGEGPQLAELRSRYPDVNYLGMLSQPELAKVYASADVFVFPSRTDTFGLVLLEAMACGLPVAAYPVTGPVDVLNGCPEGEGGALREDLREACLDALKVPRESARAWAERFSWQAASEEFASHLHPRKPEPSLAPAV, encoded by the coding sequence ATGAAAATCATGATCATCACCGACGCCTGGGACCCGCAAATCAACGGCGTGGTCCGCACGTTGAAGAACACGCGCGCTCAGCTCGAAGCCGCAGGCCACCGCGTGGAGTTGCTCACGCCACAGGAATTCCGAACCCTTCCCTGCCCGACCTATCCCGAAATCCGTCTCGCATTCTTCGCGGGTGGTCGTGTCGCGCGCCGCATCGAGGCGTTCGGGCCTGACGCGCTGCACATCGCCACCGAAGGTCCGCTCGGCATGGCCGCGCGCAAGTGGGCATTGCGCAACGACTTTCCGTTCACGACCGCCTACCACACGCGCTTTCCCGAGTACGTGCAGGCGCGCTTCGGCCTGCCGCTTGCCACGACCTACCGCTTCCTGCGCTGGTTCCACGGGCCCTCGCGCGCCGTGATGGCGCCAACGCCCGTCGTCAAGCGCGATCTCGAAGCGAACGGCTTCGGCAATGTGGTGTTGTGGACGCGCGGCGTCGATCTGGACATCTTCCGTATCCAGGACGCACATGTGCTAAATTCGGCACATCCGATTTTCCTCTACGTGGGGCGCGTTGCCGTGGAGAAGAACATCGAAGCCTTCCTGAAACTCGACCTGCCCGGCTCGAAGTGGGTCGCGGGCGAAGGGCCGCAACTGGCCGAGTTGCGTTCGCGCTATCCTGACGTGAACTACCTGGGTATGCTCTCGCAACCCGAGCTGGCGAAGGTATATGCGTCGGCGGACGTGTTCGTGTTCCCGAGCCGCACCGACACGTTCGGTCTGGTGCTGCTCGAGGCCATGGCGTGCGGCCTGCCCGTCGCCGCGTACCCCGTGACCGGTCCGGTCGATGTGCTGAACGGTTGCCCCGAGGGCGAAGGCGGCGCACTGCGCGAGGATCTGCGCGAGGCCTGCCTCGACGCCCTCAAGGTCCCACGCGAGAGCGCGCGGGCCTGGGCCGAACGATTCTCTTGGCAGGCCGCGTCCGAAGAGTTCGCCTCGCACCTGCATCCGCGCAAGCCCGAGCCGTCGCTCGCGCCCGCGGTCTGA
- a CDS encoding UDP-2,3-diacylglucosamine diphosphatase, which translates to MPIPTPAARAGHFADAPPGRPATPPANPPATPPTTIDLPPDTPDPLDPPPEGITRYRTIWLSDIHLGTQGCQAEYLLDFLRHHESDYLYLVGDIIDGWHLRKGWHWPQAHNDVVQKMLRRARKGTQVVYVPGNHDEAARQFCGLAFGDIAVRDEAFHTTLSGKRLWITHGDLFDGVIQHAKWLAYLGDSLYTLTLLLNRWFNRVRTRFGFPYWSLSQYLKHQVKNAVNFISAFEQVMADEARRRGCDGVVCGHIHKPEIREIDGLLYCNDGDWVESLSALVETAEGELRIVHWTHKRATRAPAKVTPVSA; encoded by the coding sequence CTGCCGATCCCAACGCCGGCGGCTCGCGCCGGTCACTTCGCAGACGCGCCGCCGGGCCGCCCCGCCACGCCGCCCGCCAACCCTCCCGCCACGCCGCCCACCACCATCGATCTGCCGCCGGACACGCCCGATCCGCTCGACCCGCCGCCCGAAGGCATTACCCGCTACCGCACCATCTGGCTCTCGGACATCCACCTCGGCACGCAAGGCTGCCAGGCGGAATACCTGCTCGACTTCCTGCGCCACCATGAGTCCGACTACCTGTACCTCGTCGGCGACATCATCGACGGCTGGCATCTGCGCAAGGGCTGGCACTGGCCGCAGGCGCACAACGACGTCGTGCAGAAGATGCTGCGCCGCGCGCGCAAGGGCACTCAGGTGGTGTACGTGCCGGGTAATCACGACGAAGCGGCGCGCCAGTTCTGCGGACTGGCATTCGGCGACATTGCCGTACGCGACGAGGCGTTCCACACCACCTTGTCGGGCAAGCGCCTCTGGATCACGCACGGCGACCTGTTCGACGGCGTGATCCAGCACGCCAAGTGGCTCGCGTATCTCGGCGATTCGCTCTACACGCTCACGCTGCTGCTCAATCGCTGGTTCAACCGCGTACGCACGCGGTTCGGCTTTCCTTACTGGTCGCTGTCGCAATACCTGAAACATCAGGTCAAGAATGCCGTGAACTTCATTTCGGCTTTCGAACAGGTGATGGCGGACGAGGCACGCCGCCGCGGCTGCGATGGCGTGGTGTGCGGCCACATCCACAAGCCCGAGATCCGCGAGATCGACGGCCTGCTCTACTGCAACGACGGCGATTGGGTCGAGAGCCTCTCCGCGCTGGTCGAGACGGCCGAGGGCGAGTTGCGCATCGTCCACTGGACGCACAAGCGCGCGACCCGCGCGCCCGCGAAAGTCACGCCGGTCAGCGCGTGA
- a CDS encoding DUF3619 family protein, whose protein sequence is MSHDLETREIRFAHRVRRALDEASDAPSPNIAARLAAARQEALARKKPEPVAVVQPALALAGVGSVQAPDVGGPRRAFDRLGRLGLLWPLAALVIGLAGIAYWEHQQHIQDLADIDAAVLSDELPLSAYADHGFNAYLKRAQ, encoded by the coding sequence ATGAGTCACGATCTGGAAACGAGGGAAATCCGCTTCGCACATCGCGTGCGGCGTGCACTGGACGAAGCGTCCGACGCACCGTCGCCGAATATCGCGGCCCGGCTGGCCGCCGCTCGCCAGGAGGCGCTCGCCCGAAAGAAGCCGGAACCGGTCGCCGTGGTGCAACCGGCGCTGGCGCTCGCGGGCGTGGGCTCCGTGCAGGCGCCGGACGTCGGCGGTCCGCGCCGCGCGTTCGACCGGCTGGGCCGTCTCGGCCTGCTCTGGCCGCTTGCCGCACTGGTAATCGGCCTGGCGGGCATCGCGTACTGGGAACATCAGCAGCACATTCAGGATCTGGCGGACATCGATGCCGCCGTTTTGAGCGACGAACTGCCGTTGTCGGCCTATGCCGACCATGGCTTCAACGCCTATCTGAAGCGTGCCCAGTAG
- the ilvN gene encoding acetolactate synthase small subunit has protein sequence MRHIISVLLENEPGALSRVVGLFSARGYNIETLTVAPTEDRSLSRMTVVTTGSDDVIEQITKHLNRLIEVVKVVDLTEGAHIERELMLIKVRAVGKEREEMKRMSDIFRGRIIDVTEKTYTIELTGNSSKLDAFIEGLDRTAILETVRTGGSGIGRGERILKV, from the coding sequence ATGAGGCACATTATTTCTGTTTTGCTCGAGAACGAGCCGGGCGCGCTGTCGCGTGTGGTCGGCCTCTTCTCGGCGCGTGGCTACAATATCGAGACCCTCACCGTGGCGCCGACCGAAGACCGGTCGCTCTCGCGCATGACGGTGGTCACAACGGGCTCCGACGATGTCATCGAGCAGATCACCAAGCACCTGAACCGCCTGATCGAGGTGGTGAAGGTGGTGGATCTGACCGAAGGCGCGCATATCGAACGTGAGCTGATGCTCATCAAGGTTCGCGCCGTGGGCAAGGAGCGGGAAGAGATGAAGCGGATGTCGGATATTTTCCGCGGCCGCATCATTGACGTTACCGAAAAGACCTACACGATCGAACTCACGGGGAATTCGTCGAAACTCGACGCCTTCATCGAGGGACTGGATCGTACGGCGATTCTCGAGACGGTTCGTACCGGCGGCTCGGGCATCGGACGCGGCGAGCGCATCCTGAAGGTCTGA
- a CDS encoding acetolactate synthase 3 catalytic subunit, producing the protein MNMPSAEFSEAEATRHQNTSEDMIGAEILVRSLQEEGVEHLWGYPGGSVLYIYDELYKQDKIQHILVRHEQAAVHAADAYSRSTDKVGVCLVTSGPGVTNAVTGIATAYMDSIPLVIITGQVPTAAIGQDAFQECDTVGITRPCVKHNFLVKDVRDLAATIKKAFYIARTGRPGPVLVDIPKDVSKARCRFEYPKSVSLRSYSPVTKGHSGQIRKAMSLLLSAKRPYIYTGGGIILADASKELNQFCDLLGYPVTNTLMGLGGYRASDPKFLGMLGMHGTYEANMAMQHCDVLIAIGARFDDRVIGNPEHFSSNARKIIHVDIDPSSISKRVKVDIPIVGDVKEVLREMIENLQTAEHGPDTAALADWWKQIEQWRSRDCLAFDRESEIIKPQHVVETYWKLTDGEAFVCSDVGQHQMWAAQYYRFNKPRRWINSGGLGTMGFGLPAAMGVKMAHPDAEVACITGEGSIQMCIQELSTCLQYRTPIKILSLNNRYLGMVRQWQQIEYSKRYSSSYMDALPDFVKLAEAYGHVGMRIEKSSDVEPALREAIALKDRTVFMDFQTDPTENVWPMVQAGKGISEMLLGSEDL; encoded by the coding sequence ATGAACATGCCAAGCGCGGAATTCTCCGAGGCGGAAGCTACACGCCACCAAAATACTTCCGAAGACATGATCGGCGCCGAAATTCTCGTGCGCTCGCTTCAGGAAGAAGGGGTCGAACATCTGTGGGGTTATCCCGGCGGTTCGGTTCTCTACATCTACGACGAACTCTACAAGCAGGACAAGATCCAGCACATTCTGGTGCGCCATGAGCAGGCAGCCGTCCACGCGGCCGACGCTTATTCGCGTTCCACCGACAAGGTCGGCGTGTGCCTCGTGACGTCGGGCCCCGGCGTGACCAATGCGGTCACCGGCATTGCCACGGCGTACATGGATTCGATCCCGCTCGTGATCATCACCGGGCAGGTGCCCACGGCCGCGATCGGCCAGGATGCCTTCCAGGAGTGCGACACGGTCGGCATCACCCGTCCGTGCGTGAAGCACAACTTCCTCGTGAAGGACGTGCGCGATCTCGCCGCCACGATCAAGAAAGCCTTCTATATCGCCAGGACGGGCCGTCCGGGGCCGGTGCTGGTCGATATTCCCAAGGACGTGTCGAAGGCGCGCTGCCGCTTCGAGTATCCGAAGTCCGTGTCGCTGCGCTCGTACAGCCCGGTCACGAAGGGACACTCGGGGCAGATCCGCAAGGCCATGAGCCTGCTGCTCTCGGCCAAGCGTCCCTATATCTACACCGGCGGCGGCATCATTCTGGCCGACGCGTCGAAAGAACTGAACCAGTTCTGCGATCTACTCGGCTACCCGGTGACCAATACGCTCATGGGCCTGGGCGGGTATCGCGCGAGCGATCCCAAGTTCCTCGGCATGCTGGGCATGCACGGCACGTACGAAGCCAACATGGCCATGCAGCACTGCGACGTGCTCATCGCCATCGGCGCGCGCTTCGACGACCGCGTGATCGGCAACCCGGAGCACTTCTCCTCGAACGCCCGCAAGATCATTCACGTCGATATCGACCCGTCGTCGATTTCCAAGCGTGTGAAGGTCGACATTCCGATCGTCGGCGACGTGAAGGAAGTGCTGCGCGAAATGATCGAGAACCTGCAGACGGCCGAGCATGGCCCGGACACCGCGGCGCTCGCCGACTGGTGGAAGCAGATCGAGCAATGGCGCTCGCGCGATTGTCTCGCGTTCGATCGCGAGAGCGAGATCATCAAGCCCCAGCACGTGGTCGAGACGTACTGGAAGCTCACCGACGGCGAAGCCTTCGTGTGCTCGGACGTCGGTCAGCACCAGATGTGGGCCGCTCAGTACTATCGCTTCAACAAGCCGCGCCGCTGGATCAATTCCGGCGGACTCGGCACGATGGGCTTCGGCCTGCCGGCCGCGATGGGCGTGAAGATGGCGCATCCCGATGCCGAAGTCGCGTGTATCACCGGCGAAGGCTCGATCCAGATGTGCATCCAGGAACTCTCGACGTGTCTGCAATACCGCACGCCGATCAAGATCCTCTCGCTCAACAACCGCTACCTGGGCATGGTGCGTCAGTGGCAGCAGATCGAATACAGCAAGCGTTACTCCAGTTCGTACATGGACGCGCTGCCTGACTTCGTGAAGCTCGCGGAGGCGTACGGGCACGTGGGCATGCGCATCGAGAAGTCGTCGGACGTCGAGCCGGCGCTGCGCGAGGCGATCGCCCTCAAGGACCGCACGGTATTCATGGATTTCCAAACGGATCCCACCGAGAACGTCTGGCCGATGGTCCAGGCGGGCAAGGGCATCAGCGAGATGCTGCTCGGTTCGGAAGATCTGTAA
- a CDS encoding DUF3106 domain-containing protein, with protein MTRRNVLFLVAALIVAALAGTAALRRSPAPVPVSDAPPTISSASAPDVAGPASAPVGALSASAAAPGSTPGAAVPSPGGYWARLTPAQQEALSPLAQDWNRMSDRQREKWVEIAKRFHTLSAEGRKRLHDRMADWVRLTPEQRQLARESYQNAKTLPPERKAQVWQQYQELTEEQKKRLAEVDRKQANRPNVVSAPPTGRTGVKNPYAAVHRKESITAGKTGALPAPAPTSASAPTAAQPASSSAAPSAPASAASGAGGAGASAAGSDRSADAVFNSDLYHHN; from the coding sequence GTGACGCGACGCAACGTACTTTTTCTGGTCGCCGCGCTGATCGTGGCCGCGCTCGCCGGCACGGCAGCGCTGCGCCGCTCGCCAGCGCCGGTCCCCGTGTCCGATGCGCCGCCGACGATCTCCTCCGCCTCGGCACCCGATGTCGCGGGCCCTGCCAGTGCGCCGGTCGGCGCGCTGTCGGCCAGTGCCGCCGCGCCTGGCAGTACTCCCGGGGCCGCCGTTCCGAGCCCGGGCGGATACTGGGCCAGGCTCACGCCAGCGCAGCAGGAGGCGCTCTCCCCGCTCGCCCAGGACTGGAATCGCATGAGCGATCGTCAGCGCGAGAAGTGGGTCGAGATCGCCAAGCGGTTTCACACCCTGTCAGCGGAAGGCCGCAAGCGGCTGCATGACCGCATGGCCGACTGGGTGCGCCTCACGCCCGAGCAGCGCCAACTCGCGAGGGAGAGCTATCAGAACGCGAAGACCCTGCCGCCCGAGCGAAAGGCACAGGTGTGGCAGCAGTACCAGGAACTGACCGAAGAGCAGAAGAAGCGTCTGGCCGAAGTCGACCGGAAGCAGGCGAATCGTCCGAACGTGGTGAGCGCCCCCCCCACGGGTCGCACAGGCGTGAAGAACCCCTACGCCGCCGTCCACCGCAAGGAATCGATCACCGCCGGCAAGACCGGGGCGTTGCCCGCACCGGCGCCGACGAGCGCCTCCGCGCCGACCGCCGCACAACCGGCGTCGTCCTCGGCGGCGCCGTCGGCGCCGGCTTCGGCCGCATCGGGTGCCGGCGGCGCCGGCGCGAGTGCCGCGGGCAGCGACAGGAGTGCCGACGCCGTGTTCAATTCCGACCTCTATCACCACAACTGA
- a CDS encoding esterase/lipase family protein gives MEAGLSLVVAIVTWATWHSVWTTLLWTVLWLPVAHALGLAAGFVMAANGDPAPARRVSAGTNVAIWAYECAASILLLDIYQPWLSAAPLPAPSGPARPVAVLLLHGYGCNRAFWLRFSRHLAEAGYACDAINLGQMFGDIDSYAGNVATAAQALAERTRLPVVIIGHSMGGLAARASLRRYRTLPVAHTITLGSPHFGTLHTRNGVGTNVHQMRLGSDWLVALANSETDAERARITSIYSNHDNVVYPVRTSVLPGAHNLPLDRLGHVSLATHPRARALVLETLERIAQGLRHSD, from the coding sequence GTGGAAGCCGGCCTGTCGCTGGTCGTCGCCATCGTGACCTGGGCCACGTGGCACAGCGTATGGACGACGCTGCTGTGGACGGTGCTGTGGCTGCCCGTTGCGCACGCACTCGGGCTTGCCGCGGGCTTCGTCATGGCGGCCAACGGCGATCCGGCGCCGGCGCGACGCGTCAGCGCCGGCACGAACGTGGCCATCTGGGCCTACGAATGTGCCGCCTCCATCCTGTTGCTCGACATCTATCAGCCGTGGCTGAGCGCCGCGCCGCTGCCGGCGCCGAGCGGTCCGGCCCGCCCCGTTGCGGTCCTGCTGTTGCACGGCTACGGATGCAACCGCGCGTTCTGGCTGCGTTTTTCCCGCCATCTGGCCGAAGCGGGCTATGCCTGCGACGCCATCAATCTCGGCCAGATGTTCGGCGACATCGACAGCTATGCCGGCAACGTCGCGACGGCCGCGCAGGCGCTGGCCGAACGCACGCGGCTGCCGGTCGTGATCATCGGGCACAGCATGGGCGGTCTGGCCGCCCGCGCCAGCCTGAGGCGCTACCGCACGCTGCCAGTGGCCCACACCATCACCCTCGGCTCACCGCATTTCGGCACCCTGCACACGCGCAACGGCGTGGGGACGAACGTTCACCAGATGCGCCTGGGCAGCGACTGGCTCGTGGCGCTGGCCAACAGCGAGACCGATGCCGAACGCGCGCGCATCACGTCGATCTACAGCAACCACGACAACGTCGTCTACCCGGTGCGCACCTCGGTCTTGCCCGGCGCGCACAATCTCCCCCTGGACCGGCTGGGCCACGTGTCGCTCGCCACGCATCCCCGCGCGCGAGCCCTGGTGCTCGAGACGCTCGAGCGCATCGCGCAGGGTTTGCGGCACAGCGACTGA
- a CDS encoding RNA polymerase sigma factor encodes MASDKELADFLAGIERRAFKQAVYAVRDDEAALDIVQDAMIRLAEKYGDKPPADLPLLFTRILQNTIHDYFRRQKVRNTWVTLFSNLAGPGDDERDDFDPLETLLGEDGSVQTESSEDAVSRAEILSVIETEIQKLPTRQREAFLMRYWEDMDVAETAATMGCSEGSVKTHCSRATHALAQALKAKGIRL; translated from the coding sequence ATGGCATCTGACAAGGAACTGGCGGATTTTCTCGCAGGCATCGAACGGCGCGCCTTCAAGCAGGCCGTCTATGCCGTACGCGACGACGAGGCCGCCCTCGACATCGTTCAGGATGCGATGATCCGTCTGGCCGAGAAGTACGGCGACAAGCCGCCGGCCGACCTGCCGCTGCTCTTCACGCGCATCCTCCAGAACACGATTCACGACTATTTCCGCCGGCAAAAGGTGCGCAACACCTGGGTCACGCTGTTCTCGAATCTGGCGGGCCCGGGCGACGACGAGCGCGACGATTTCGATCCGCTGGAAACCTTGCTGGGCGAGGACGGGTCCGTGCAAACGGAGAGCAGCGAGGACGCCGTTTCGCGTGCCGAAATCCTCTCCGTCATCGAGACGGAAATACAGAAACTACCGACACGTCAACGAGAAGCCTTCCTCATGCGTTACTGGGAAGACATGGACGTTGCCGAGACCGCCGCCACGATGGGGTGTTCGGAAGGCAGCGTCAAGACGCACTGCTCCCGCGCCACGCACGCGCTGGCGCAGGCGTTGAAGGCAAAAGGGATCAGGTTATGA